Proteins from a genomic interval of Paenibacillus sp. FSL R5-0623:
- a CDS encoding CAP domain-containing protein produces MKKKWMKTVVTSSLTAVLAVGVMLPASASAADSTYKTITTYKITSTDSLKAYIEKWLKQNGYTVSEGQIVEKPATQADQTTKPAEPTTKPTQPTTKPAEPTTKPEQPTKPAQPAQEEKPATTPAKDPSNTGNNTSNNGSESTQSDFATQVVKLVNAERAKAGLNALTSDALLDKVAVAKVKDMSNNNYFDHQSPTYGSPFDMMKQFGVTYSYAGENIAKGQKTPQEVVTAWMNSEGHRANILSKNFTHIGVGFYNGYWAQEFIGK; encoded by the coding sequence TTGAAAAAGAAATGGATGAAAACTGTCGTAACGAGTAGTCTGACAGCCGTACTGGCCGTAGGGGTAATGCTTCCTGCTTCCGCTTCTGCTGCAGATTCAACATATAAGACTATCACAACGTACAAAATTACAAGTACAGACAGCTTGAAAGCTTATATTGAGAAATGGCTCAAACAAAATGGATACACCGTATCCGAGGGGCAAATTGTAGAGAAGCCTGCTACGCAGGCTGATCAAACGACAAAACCTGCTGAGCCGACCACAAAACCAACTCAACCAACAACAAAACCTGCTGAGCCTACAACTAAGCCGGAGCAACCGACTAAACCAGCACAACCAGCTCAAGAAGAAAAACCGGCAACTACACCGGCAAAAGATCCTTCAAACACAGGTAACAATACAAGTAATAATGGTAGCGAAAGCACACAATCCGATTTTGCTACTCAAGTTGTAAAACTTGTGAACGCGGAGCGTGCCAAAGCAGGTCTGAACGCTCTGACTTCAGATGCACTTCTGGACAAAGTAGCTGTTGCGAAAGTAAAAGATATGAGTAACAATAACTATTTTGATCACCAGTCACCAACGTATGGTTCTCCGTTTGATATGATGAAACAATTCGGAGTAACTTACAGCTATGCAGGTGAGAACATTGCCAAAGGACAAAAAACACCACAGGAAGTGGTTACAGCTTGGATGAATAGTGAAGGTCACCGTGCCAATATCCTGAGCAAAAACTTTACGCATATCGGTGTAGGTTTCTACAACGGATACTGGGCACAAGAGTTTATCGGTAAGTAA
- a CDS encoding ABC transporter ATP-binding protein has product MAEQQYDSVLSVQHLKKRIGRKWIIKDVTFDVKPGEIFGFLGPNGAGKTTTIRMLVDLIKPTEGKIKVCGYDVNRDPERALKYVGSIVENPEVYTYLTGWENLEHFARMQQGVDNERIQEVVDIVRLDQRIHDKVRTYSLGMRQRLGIAQALLGRPRLLILDEPTNGLDPKGIKELRVFIKQLASEGMAVFVSSHLLSEIQLLCDRVAIISAGRVLAVGGVSELIEDHSKLAIWHVSPLEQGKKMLLDSGIALVSRPADVMDDTIVAGLGPNAVVAEMHEDRIPDLVQQMVQAGIQVEGVQRIQPTLEQLFLKMTEGETIE; this is encoded by the coding sequence ATGGCAGAGCAGCAGTATGATTCCGTCTTGTCTGTACAACATCTGAAGAAGCGGATTGGACGCAAGTGGATCATTAAGGACGTTACATTTGACGTGAAACCGGGTGAAATCTTTGGATTTCTCGGTCCCAACGGTGCCGGAAAAACAACAACGATACGGATGCTGGTGGATCTGATCAAACCGACAGAAGGGAAAATTAAAGTTTGTGGTTATGATGTGAATCGGGACCCTGAGCGTGCTTTGAAGTATGTAGGCTCCATTGTTGAAAATCCGGAGGTATATACATATCTGACAGGGTGGGAGAACCTGGAGCATTTTGCCCGCATGCAACAAGGTGTGGACAACGAACGAATTCAGGAAGTTGTGGATATTGTGCGTCTGGATCAGCGGATTCACGATAAAGTCAGAACGTACTCATTGGGTATGCGTCAACGGCTCGGTATTGCACAAGCGCTGCTTGGGCGACCGCGTCTGCTCATTCTGGATGAACCGACGAATGGCCTTGATCCAAAAGGCATTAAGGAACTTCGTGTCTTTATTAAGCAGCTTGCCAGTGAAGGTATGGCTGTATTTGTCAGCAGTCACTTGTTAAGTGAGATTCAGCTTCTCTGTGACAGAGTAGCAATTATCAGTGCTGGGCGTGTGCTTGCCGTTGGAGGTGTAAGTGAACTGATTGAAGATCATTCCAAGTTGGCCATATGGCACGTTTCACCACTGGAGCAAGGCAAAAAGATGTTACTGGATTCAGGCATTGCTCTGGTAAGTCGACCTGCGGATGTGATGGATGATACCATTGTTGCGGGTCTTGGTCCCAACGCTGTGGTTGCCGAGATGCATGAAGATCGAATCCCTGATCTGGTGCAGCAGATGGTTCAAGCTGGTATACAGGTTGAAGGGGTACAGCGGATTCAGCCTACGCTTGAACAACTATTCTTAAAAATGACAGAAGGTGAAACCATTGAGTAA
- a CDS encoding GNAT family N-acetyltransferase → MSNNVEAPVLMIRECELRDAEAVTGLMREVSYPTTTNVMKERIECLETNPNACMLVAEVDEQIIGVIGLQCVQSHAYPEPAAQITSLIVGQEHRGSGIARRLMARAEDWGRQQGGKQLFVTGANREVTSTTYSFYEHIGFQKRGYRFSKVLL, encoded by the coding sequence ATGTCCAATAATGTTGAGGCCCCTGTACTGATGATCCGAGAGTGTGAGCTGCGAGATGCTGAAGCGGTAACGGGACTGATGCGAGAGGTCAGCTATCCGACAACAACCAATGTCATGAAAGAACGTATTGAATGTTTGGAAACCAATCCAAACGCATGCATGCTTGTTGCCGAAGTGGATGAACAAATTATTGGTGTGATTGGCTTGCAATGTGTGCAAAGTCATGCCTATCCAGAACCTGCCGCACAAATTACTTCCCTGATTGTAGGTCAAGAACATCGTGGTAGTGGGATTGCCCGTCGTCTGATGGCTCGTGCCGAAGATTGGGGCAGACAGCAAGGTGGTAAACAACTGTTTGTCACGGGTGCAAACCGTGAAGTGACTTCAACAACGTACTCTTTTTATGAGCACATTGGTTTTCAGAAGAGAGGCTATCGGTTCAGTAAAGTTCTTCTATAG
- the parE gene encoding DNA topoisomerase IV subunit B gives MVEQIDMSAGSTGGGQGSSGYDADDIQVLEGLVAVRKRPGMYIGSTSTSGLHHLVWEIVDNAVDEHLAKFCSKIDITLHKDGSITVQDNGRGIPTGIHKTGIPTPQVVFTILHAGGKFGGSGYKKSGGLHGVGASVTNALSEWLEVEIFRDGKIHRQRFEYWKDKKEIEHVGEPVSGLEVLGNTNRTGTKVTFKPDIRVFQSGIQFNYDTLAERLQEIAFLNSGLRIVLKDERSGNQDEYMYEGGASQFVAFLNENKDVLHDVIHFYAEKDDIEVEVAIQYNAGYTETLASFVNSIPTRGGGTHETGFRAAYTRVMNDYARRTSMIKEKDKNLEGNDLREGMMAVISVKMSDVEFVGQTKDQLGSASARSAVDSVVSENIQRFLEENPQVAQTLIRKAVQASRAREAARKARDDMRTGKKRSESSNLNGKLTPAQSKDFTRNELFIVEGDSAGGSAKQGRDSKIQAILPLKGKPLNPEKSKLADILKNEEYRAITAAIGAGIGTEFAVEDSNYSKIIIMTDADTDGAHIQVLLLTFFYRYMKPLIDAGKVYIAQPPLYKLTRKSGKLATVRYAWTDEELANYMKEFGNNVELQRYKGLGEMNPDQLWETTMNPETRAMLKVQIVDAAKAERRVSTLMGDKVDPRKRWIVENVDFTEYEE, from the coding sequence ATGGTCGAGCAAATCGATATGTCGGCAGGTTCGACAGGCGGAGGACAGGGGTCTTCAGGCTACGACGCGGACGACATTCAAGTACTTGAAGGGTTGGTAGCGGTACGGAAACGGCCGGGGATGTACATCGGCAGCACCAGCACTTCGGGTCTACATCATTTGGTATGGGAAATTGTCGACAACGCTGTCGACGAACATCTCGCCAAATTCTGCTCCAAAATCGATATCACGCTGCATAAGGACGGTTCTATTACGGTTCAGGATAACGGAAGGGGAATTCCGACAGGTATACATAAAACAGGGATTCCTACTCCCCAGGTCGTGTTTACGATTTTGCACGCAGGCGGAAAGTTCGGTGGATCAGGATACAAAAAATCAGGCGGTTTGCACGGTGTAGGTGCGTCAGTTACAAACGCATTGTCCGAGTGGCTTGAAGTCGAGATTTTCCGTGATGGCAAGATTCATCGTCAGCGATTCGAGTATTGGAAGGACAAAAAAGAGATTGAACATGTCGGTGAACCGGTCTCCGGTCTCGAAGTGTTGGGCAATACCAATCGGACAGGTACAAAAGTTACATTTAAACCGGATATTCGGGTGTTCCAGAGCGGCATTCAATTCAATTATGATACATTGGCAGAACGTCTTCAGGAGATTGCTTTTCTGAATTCCGGTCTGAGAATTGTGCTCAAGGATGAACGTTCGGGCAATCAGGATGAATACATGTATGAAGGCGGAGCAAGCCAGTTTGTTGCTTTTCTTAACGAAAATAAAGATGTGTTGCATGATGTTATTCACTTCTATGCGGAGAAGGATGACATTGAAGTCGAAGTGGCAATCCAGTATAACGCGGGTTATACCGAAACGCTGGCTTCGTTCGTGAACTCAATCCCTACTCGGGGCGGCGGTACTCATGAGACCGGATTCAGGGCTGCGTATACCCGTGTAATGAATGATTACGCGCGGCGTACCAGCATGATCAAGGAAAAAGATAAAAATCTCGAAGGTAATGACCTGCGTGAAGGTATGATGGCCGTAATCAGTGTCAAAATGTCAGATGTTGAGTTCGTAGGTCAGACCAAGGATCAGCTCGGCAGCGCTTCCGCTCGAAGTGCAGTGGATTCGGTCGTGTCCGAAAATATTCAGCGGTTCCTGGAAGAAAACCCGCAGGTAGCGCAAACGTTAATTCGCAAAGCGGTTCAAGCCTCCAGAGCCAGAGAAGCAGCCCGCAAAGCACGTGATGATATGCGCACAGGCAAGAAACGTAGCGAAAGTTCCAACCTGAACGGCAAACTAACGCCGGCGCAATCAAAGGATTTTACCCGAAATGAGTTATTTATTGTCGAAGGGGATTCCGCAGGTGGTTCTGCCAAACAGGGACGTGACTCGAAGATTCAGGCTATTCTGCCGCTCAAGGGAAAACCGCTCAATCCAGAAAAATCAAAGCTGGCTGATATTCTCAAAAATGAAGAATACCGCGCTATTACAGCGGCGATCGGGGCGGGCATTGGAACCGAATTTGCAGTTGAAGACAGCAATTATTCCAAAATTATCATTATGACCGATGCAGATACGGACGGCGCACATATTCAGGTGCTGCTGTTGACCTTCTTTTATCGTTATATGAAGCCTTTAATTGATGCAGGCAAAGTATATATTGCTCAGCCGCCATTATACAAACTTACTCGTAAGTCTGGTAAGCTTGCGACAGTTCGATATGCATGGACGGATGAAGAGCTGGCTAATTACATGAAGGAATTCGGTAATAATGTTGAGCTTCAACGTTATAAAGGACTAGGTGAAATGAACCCGGATCAACTGTGGGAAACAACAATGAATCCGGAAACTCGTGCGATGCTGAAGGTACAGATTGTTGATGCAGCAAAAGCAGAACGTCGTGTATCTACGCTCATGGGTGATAAGGTTGATCCGCGGAAACGCTGGATTGTAGAGAACGTCGACTTTACAGAGTACGAAGAATAG
- a CDS encoding GDSL-type esterase/lipase family protein: MMKKKKSLDSAPWIWRTVSTVSILATLLLLFGFGYAIKDVIFPEGDSALTTGQEATAPSKDIEGEPAVVEDGKIRMAVIGDSLARGTGDDKGLGFVRRAGNLLKDKGYDVQVLNNLGVNGLRTGALLEKLDEQGVRYVLQQSNFILLSIGANDLFQGGQVLQGEDPPTAEQLAAALPETSKRLQEILKKVKEINPDAQIAYIGLYNPFGDVKELEKPGNAVVAAWNNAALAILNNEDKMTLVPTFDLFENHLGEYLSSDHFHPNGQGYEQIAVRIAQEFQADTSVEGSGN, translated from the coding sequence ATGATGAAAAAGAAAAAAAGCCTTGATTCAGCACCCTGGATCTGGAGAACTGTCAGTACAGTATCCATCTTGGCAACTTTGCTGTTGTTATTTGGATTTGGATACGCCATAAAAGATGTGATTTTCCCCGAGGGAGATTCCGCATTAACTACAGGCCAGGAGGCAACTGCTCCATCCAAGGATATCGAGGGGGAACCGGCGGTCGTGGAAGATGGCAAGATTCGGATGGCCGTCATCGGCGATTCTCTGGCAAGAGGCACGGGGGATGATAAAGGACTCGGTTTTGTGAGACGTGCAGGCAACCTGCTTAAAGATAAAGGATATGACGTTCAGGTTCTTAATAATCTGGGTGTAAACGGTTTGAGAACAGGTGCTTTATTGGAAAAACTCGATGAGCAAGGTGTACGTTACGTCCTGCAGCAGTCCAATTTTATTTTGCTCTCGATCGGTGCAAATGATTTGTTCCAGGGAGGACAAGTTCTTCAGGGGGAAGATCCGCCAACAGCAGAGCAGCTGGCAGCAGCTTTGCCGGAAACGTCAAAGCGCCTTCAAGAGATATTGAAGAAAGTCAAAGAAATTAATCCCGATGCACAGATTGCGTACATAGGGCTGTATAATCCATTTGGCGATGTGAAGGAACTCGAGAAGCCGGGTAATGCAGTGGTTGCTGCATGGAACAATGCTGCACTGGCTATTTTGAACAATGAGGACAAGATGACACTGGTCCCTACATTCGATTTATTTGAAAATCATCTGGGGGAGTATCTCTCGTCAGATCATTTCCATCCCAACGGACAAGGTTATGAGCAAATTGCAGTTCGGATTGCACAGGAATTCCAGGCAGATACATCGGTAGAAGGGAGCGGAAATTAA
- a CDS encoding ABC transporter permease, whose protein sequence is MSNIMPLIRNETIKMVKKKRLYIIFIVLAVLVPMFTYAQMKSAENNRDKFGGDWRLELQQAITDNQNSLGSDRVPEEYKKYRTVYIQQMQYYLENDINPKEPGGVTFTREFMNNAVGLFIPLLIMAIASDLVSGERTTGTIKMLLTRPVRRWKVLLSKLITLIMFVSIIVVSAYIICYVISGAVFGYKGFNMPIFTGFKVVGTDVDMSAVHAVDQWLYMLMQAGLIWFVSVIVAMLAFMVSVLVRSTAASIVIMMAALIAGTILTSMAASWQTAKYLFMVNLELPNYLSGGLPPIEGMNLGFSLIVLSVWGIASLIVSFLVFTKRDILN, encoded by the coding sequence TTGAGTAATATCATGCCGCTGATTCGCAATGAAACGATTAAGATGGTGAAGAAAAAACGGCTTTATATTATATTTATTGTACTTGCGGTCCTCGTACCGATGTTTACGTATGCCCAGATGAAATCTGCGGAGAATAATCGTGACAAGTTTGGCGGCGATTGGCGTCTTGAACTGCAACAGGCCATCACAGATAATCAAAACTCGCTCGGGAGCGATCGGGTGCCTGAAGAATACAAAAAATATAGAACAGTATATATCCAGCAGATGCAGTACTATCTTGAAAATGACATCAATCCCAAAGAACCGGGTGGTGTCACCTTTACGCGGGAGTTCATGAACAACGCAGTTGGATTGTTTATTCCACTGTTAATCATGGCTATTGCTTCAGATCTTGTTTCCGGTGAACGTACGACAGGTACGATTAAAATGCTTTTAACGCGTCCGGTTAGACGCTGGAAAGTGCTTCTGAGTAAATTAATTACGCTGATTATGTTTGTTTCAATAATAGTGGTATCAGCCTACATTATATGTTATGTCATATCGGGTGCGGTCTTTGGTTATAAAGGCTTCAACATGCCAATCTTCACAGGATTCAAAGTTGTGGGAACAGATGTCGATATGTCGGCAGTGCATGCTGTAGACCAGTGGCTGTATATGCTTATGCAGGCAGGGCTGATCTGGTTTGTGAGTGTAATTGTGGCTATGCTTGCATTTATGGTATCTGTGCTTGTGCGCAGTACTGCTGCAAGTATCGTTATCATGATGGCCGCGCTGATTGCAGGAACAATCTTGACCAGTATGGCAGCATCTTGGCAGACAGCGAAGTATCTGTTCATGGTTAACCTCGAACTTCCGAATTATTTGTCTGGTGGATTACCTCCAATCGAGGGTATGAATTTAGGTTTTTCCCTTATTGTGCTTAGTGTTTGGGGCATTGCTTCACTCATTGTGTCATTCCTTGTCTTTACGAAACGGGATATCTTGAATTAA